The following proteins are encoded in a genomic region of Sneathiella marina:
- the tsaD gene encoding tRNA (adenosine(37)-N6)-threonylcarbamoyltransferase complex transferase subunit TsaD — MVVLGLESSCDETAASVVTGDGAILSNVVLSQTDAHAPFGGVVPEIAARAHIVQMDRLIAQAMTDANIDFSDLSAVAATAGPGLIGGVLVGLMTAKAIAAVADIPLIGINHLEGHALTARLTEKTTFPYLLLLVSGGHSQLLVVEAVGKYRRLGTTIDDAVGEAFDKTAKMLELGFPGGPAVERAALSGDPKKYALPRPMKGREGCNFSFSGLKTAVRQLREKMGPNATSQEISDLAASFQQAAIDSLVNRTQHAVDIFKDEFPDGDTLVVAGGVAANQYLKLELTKLTQFCKIKLAVPPPALCTDNGAMIAWAGVEKYKLGQFDSLALAARARWPLDPNAEPAPYAGYKA, encoded by the coding sequence ATAGTAGTCCTCGGGCTAGAAAGTAGTTGTGATGAGACCGCCGCTTCCGTGGTAACGGGAGATGGCGCTATTCTATCAAATGTCGTCTTATCACAAACCGATGCCCATGCGCCCTTTGGGGGCGTAGTGCCGGAAATTGCAGCCCGGGCCCATATTGTACAGATGGATCGCCTCATCGCCCAGGCTATGACAGATGCAAATATCGATTTTTCGGACCTGTCTGCGGTCGCCGCAACTGCAGGGCCCGGTTTAATCGGCGGAGTACTGGTGGGACTGATGACCGCCAAAGCCATAGCTGCCGTGGCGGATATTCCATTGATCGGGATCAATCATCTTGAAGGTCATGCGTTGACTGCGCGCCTGACAGAAAAAACTACCTTTCCCTACCTGCTCCTGTTGGTTTCCGGCGGTCACTCCCAGTTACTGGTTGTAGAAGCAGTTGGAAAATACCGCCGCCTCGGCACAACGATCGATGACGCTGTCGGCGAAGCGTTTGATAAAACAGCGAAAATGCTGGAGTTGGGATTTCCGGGTGGCCCCGCCGTGGAACGGGCAGCTTTGTCAGGGGACCCAAAAAAATATGCGCTGCCGCGACCGATGAAGGGCCGAGAGGGCTGTAATTTTTCTTTCTCAGGCCTAAAAACAGCTGTCCGTCAGCTTCGTGAAAAAATGGGGCCTAATGCGACATCCCAAGAAATATCTGATCTCGCGGCTAGTTTTCAGCAAGCGGCTATCGATAGCCTTGTAAACAGAACGCAACATGCTGTGGATATCTTTAAAGATGAGTTCCCGGATGGAGATACCCTCGTGGTTGCCGGCGGTGTTGCCGCTAATCAATATTTGAAACTGGAGCTAACAAAACTTACCCAGTTCTGCAAAATAAAACTTGCTGTTCCCCCGCCTGCTCTTTGCACAGACAATGGCGCCATGATCGCCTGGGCCGGCGTCGAAAAATATAAACTTGGGCAGTTTGATTCTCTGGCGCTTGCGGCACGGGCCCGCTGGCCTCTTGATCCAAATGCAGAGCCTGCACCCTATGCGGGCTATAAAGCCTGA
- a CDS encoding NAD(P)-dependent oxidoreductase, with the protein MEVGFIGLGNVGGKLAGCLQRNGFNITVRDLDKNTAAPFLEAGAKWADSPKAMAEACDVIITCLPSPAASSAVMESEDGILAGLTAGKIWAEMSTTDEQEVKRLGALVKARGAFPVDCPVSGGCHRAATGNISIFAGCDRPVFEKMLPLLTTMGRRVLHTGDLGSASVLKVVTNYLCTVHLVALGEALMTSKMAGMDLATAYEAIRISSGNSFVHETESQVILNGSRDINFTMDLVVKDVSLFQSVADKHKVPLEISPLVLDIFKDGERRYGPREWSPNIVARLEEACDAKLLASGFPAEIHDDEPEESGYEVVVNR; encoded by the coding sequence ATGGAAGTAGGGTTCATCGGACTAGGAAATGTGGGCGGAAAACTTGCTGGGTGCCTACAACGAAATGGTTTTAACATAACTGTTCGCGATCTGGATAAAAATACTGCCGCCCCTTTCCTGGAAGCAGGCGCGAAATGGGCGGATAGCCCGAAAGCCATGGCCGAAGCTTGTGACGTTATCATTACATGCCTCCCGAGCCCCGCCGCGAGTTCCGCCGTCATGGAATCCGAAGATGGTATCCTTGCCGGTTTAACCGCGGGGAAAATATGGGCGGAAATGAGCACAACAGATGAGCAGGAAGTTAAAAGACTGGGCGCCCTTGTAAAAGCCCGCGGCGCATTTCCGGTCGATTGCCCGGTCTCCGGCGGATGCCATCGGGCTGCCACCGGAAATATTTCCATTTTCGCGGGGTGCGATCGTCCGGTTTTTGAGAAGATGCTACCGCTGCTCACAACCATGGGGCGTCGGGTACTCCATACTGGTGATTTGGGATCAGCATCGGTACTGAAAGTTGTTACAAATTATTTATGTACCGTACATCTGGTAGCATTGGGTGAAGCTCTGATGACTTCGAAAATGGCGGGCATGGATCTCGCGACGGCGTATGAGGCCATCCGTATTTCATCAGGCAATTCTTTTGTTCATGAAACCGAAAGTCAGGTCATCCTGAACGGTAGCCGTGATATCAACTTCACCATGGATTTGGTCGTCAAGGATGTCAGCCTTTTTCAATCTGTTGCCGATAAACATAAGGTTCCATTGGAGATATCTCCGTTGGTTCTTGATATTTTCAAAGATGGGGAAAGACGCTATGGCCCGCGCGAATGGTCGCCAAATATAGTCGCCCGGCTTGAAGAAGCCTGCGATGCAAAATTACTCGCCTCCGGGTTCCCGGCGGAAATACACGATGATGAGCCGGAGGAATCTGGATACGAAGTTGTCGTAAATCGCTAA
- a CDS encoding uroporphyrinogen-III synthase gives MKILVTRPEPDASRLAKLLRTQGYDAVLAPMMTIVNLPGTKITTENVQALLVTSANGARALGRATAFRNVKVFAVGNASAEAVRKEGFDAVVSADGDVPSLAKQVIAECKPKNGKLIHIAGTDVAGDLSGLLKVAGFVCDRAVLYRTDVMDQFDKDIVDQLKSQSFDVALFYSPRTALIFKSAIEAAGLETTLDKVVALCLSEAVAEKIGDLSWSDVKIAKEPNQESLLTLLEDVNSNSLKIDNPDKTREQKVSDKKSGKPDTQQKTSAAAEDPALKKILATDVKGSAGSDTQAKIRGSDSKKKSSFGTVLLLLILVFCLGLAAWPLLYPKVQPYLPTQTAEIISGQFGKSDTLDVTQEIANIQASMKTDYSKLSDRLDALEKSEPAPSSSAAIPATADTSNAVASLSAATNQRISNLQAQLEEQVKKLDLATSELTKQESEISSLKVAEPAAPAESPETQSEILDLKNELLDLKTRMNALQSELATEQDSSKTQAMLLSSIEASLKDEADNKADLLAENKRTLMLLALGQLQRETRNDEPFENGLAQVSAVATSDLKSELDILSDIAPIGAATMPSLQKDFAAIASDISQSARLPSDETWYGQTLHRIASAVKFRRVDDLDGTDVDAIVARTEQDLLMNDLDKAVAEIEKLTGPSAEIAKNWLAKAKARLNVENAISGLLEKVTSEAISTPSSN, from the coding sequence ATGAAGATTCTAGTTACACGCCCGGAACCGGACGCCAGCCGTCTCGCCAAGTTATTAAGAACACAGGGATATGATGCTGTCCTTGCGCCAATGATGACGATTGTAAATCTTCCAGGAACCAAGATTACAACCGAGAATGTCCAGGCTCTTTTGGTAACCAGCGCCAATGGCGCACGGGCGTTAGGCCGTGCAACTGCATTTAGAAATGTCAAAGTATTTGCGGTGGGAAATGCATCTGCAGAGGCGGTTCGCAAGGAAGGTTTTGATGCTGTTGTAAGTGCAGATGGTGATGTTCCCTCATTGGCAAAGCAGGTGATTGCGGAGTGCAAACCTAAGAATGGAAAACTTATTCATATCGCGGGAACAGATGTAGCTGGCGACTTATCGGGACTTTTAAAAGTTGCGGGCTTTGTGTGTGATCGAGCGGTTTTGTATAGAACCGACGTCATGGACCAATTTGACAAAGATATTGTTGACCAGTTGAAGTCGCAATCTTTCGACGTGGCCCTATTTTATTCACCCCGAACAGCCCTTATATTCAAAAGCGCCATTGAAGCCGCAGGGCTCGAGACAACCTTGGATAAAGTTGTTGCTTTATGTTTGAGCGAAGCTGTTGCGGAAAAAATAGGCGATTTATCTTGGAGCGATGTTAAGATTGCGAAAGAGCCAAATCAGGAAAGTCTTTTGACATTACTAGAGGATGTCAATTCAAACTCCCTGAAAATAGATAACCCTGACAAGACAAGGGAGCAGAAAGTGTCCGATAAAAAATCAGGCAAGCCTGACACGCAGCAAAAGACGTCGGCGGCGGCGGAAGATCCAGCTTTAAAGAAAATTTTGGCGACGGATGTAAAGGGAAGCGCCGGATCAGATACACAAGCTAAAATACGTGGTTCGGATTCAAAGAAGAAATCTTCATTTGGAACGGTTTTACTGTTGTTGATTCTTGTTTTTTGTTTAGGTCTGGCGGCGTGGCCGCTCCTCTATCCGAAAGTGCAGCCTTATCTACCGACGCAAACCGCGGAAATAATTTCTGGCCAATTTGGCAAATCGGATACTTTAGATGTAACTCAGGAAATTGCGAATATACAAGCGTCGATGAAGACGGATTACTCAAAACTTTCTGATCGCTTAGATGCTCTTGAAAAGAGTGAGCCTGCGCCCTCCTCTTCGGCCGCTATTCCGGCAACAGCTGATACCAGTAATGCCGTTGCGAGCCTATCTGCGGCAACCAATCAACGCATCAGCAATCTCCAGGCTCAACTCGAAGAACAGGTAAAAAAATTAGACTTGGCGACGAGCGAGCTTACCAAACAAGAAAGCGAAATTTCGAGCCTGAAAGTTGCTGAACCAGCGGCACCGGCCGAAAGCCCGGAAACCCAATCGGAGATACTTGATTTAAAGAACGAGCTCCTTGATTTAAAAACCCGGATGAACGCCCTCCAAAGCGAGCTGGCGACAGAACAGGATTCGTCCAAAACCCAGGCAATGTTGCTGTCGTCAATTGAAGCCTCCCTTAAGGATGAGGCGGATAATAAGGCGGACCTTCTGGCAGAGAATAAGCGTACATTGATGTTACTCGCCCTTGGTCAGCTGCAGCGGGAAACCAGAAATGATGAGCCTTTTGAAAATGGCCTGGCACAAGTTTCCGCGGTTGCAACTTCGGATCTGAAATCTGAACTGGACATTTTGTCCGATATCGCACCGATCGGGGCGGCGACAATGCCGAGCTTGCAAAAGGATTTTGCTGCCATAGCAAGTGATATTAGCCAGTCAGCGCGCCTTCCCTCCGATGAAACATGGTATGGTCAGACTTTGCATCGCATCGCGTCTGCAGTTAAATTTCGTCGTGTAGATGATCTCGACGGAACGGATGTTGATGCGATTGTCGCCAGAACGGAACAAGACTTACTCATGAATGATCTTGATAAAGCAGTTGCAGAAATAGAAAAACTCACAGGCCCTTCAGCAGAAATCGCAAAAAACTGGCTGGCTAAAGCCAAGGCAAGGCTGAATGTTGAGAATGCAATATCTGGATTGCTTGAAAAAGTGACATCAGAGGCTATTTCGACACCGTCGTCGAACTAG
- a CDS encoding heme biosynthesis protein HemY, with translation MTRSIFFFVVLAFLAFAAVWLADYPGTVQLTWGGYVVETSIVVVAALTLVFAVIVAFLYRFWVWMKRGPGRIGAVFTARRREKGLEALSSGMVAIAAGDAIEARRQAIEAEKHLSGEPMTLLLAAQAAELNEDDRAARIYYDRMIERDDTEFLGLRGLINRARKETDPEKAISLAKRADELRPGTAWVLKELYELAVETRNWEMADRTLSRMTRGKAAKGAAVVRAKSVISYERALALKNKGQEADALSLAITSHDLDPTFVPAAILAVNLTAKMESPRKLSKLVADSWKKAPHRDLAEAIRTIQSGEQPPDWFRRAQQTVAVNNPDHLETHLMLAKAALASRDWGPAREHLMKAIDKAPAASMYYLLAELEEKANADAIAAREWILKSAAAPQDPLWICNSCGRQEEIWESHCTACGQFDSFTWRTADRGPQVQEMIEAEVVQEISEIEQG, from the coding sequence ATGACACGTTCAATTTTCTTTTTTGTGGTTCTTGCGTTTCTTGCTTTCGCAGCTGTATGGCTTGCGGATTATCCCGGGACGGTACAGCTAACTTGGGGCGGCTATGTGGTCGAGACATCTATCGTTGTAGTTGCTGCTCTCACTCTTGTGTTCGCGGTAATTGTTGCGTTCTTGTATCGCTTTTGGGTATGGATGAAGCGAGGGCCCGGGCGGATCGGCGCCGTTTTCACCGCACGTCGGCGCGAAAAAGGACTGGAAGCTTTGTCCAGTGGCATGGTCGCCATTGCGGCTGGAGACGCCATCGAAGCGCGCCGTCAGGCGATCGAAGCAGAGAAACATCTTTCCGGGGAGCCGATGACATTGTTACTGGCGGCGCAAGCAGCCGAACTCAATGAGGATGATCGAGCTGCTCGAATTTATTATGATCGAATGATTGAACGAGACGATACGGAATTTCTGGGTTTGCGCGGTTTAATCAATCGCGCGCGTAAGGAAACCGATCCGGAGAAAGCAATTTCCCTGGCGAAGCGCGCGGACGAGTTGCGACCTGGAACCGCATGGGTTCTCAAGGAACTTTACGAACTTGCTGTTGAAACCCGTAATTGGGAAATGGCCGACCGAACGTTGTCGCGCATGACACGCGGCAAAGCTGCGAAGGGGGCAGCGGTTGTTCGAGCGAAATCTGTTATCTCATATGAGCGGGCACTGGCACTCAAAAATAAAGGTCAAGAGGCCGATGCCTTGTCATTGGCAATTACGTCACATGACCTGGATCCGACTTTCGTCCCCGCAGCGATTCTCGCTGTTAATTTAACGGCGAAGATGGAATCACCTCGCAAGCTCTCCAAACTAGTCGCGGACAGTTGGAAGAAAGCACCGCATCGGGACCTCGCCGAAGCTATTCGAACCATTCAGTCCGGGGAGCAACCACCCGATTGGTTTCGACGGGCCCAGCAAACGGTGGCGGTAAACAATCCTGATCACCTGGAAACTCATTTAATGTTGGCGAAAGCTGCTCTCGCGTCTCGGGACTGGGGGCCGGCTCGCGAGCATCTTATGAAGGCGATCGATAAAGCACCGGCTGCGAGTATGTATTATTTGCTGGCGGAACTTGAAGAGAAAGCAAATGCAGATGCAATTGCGGCGAGAGAATGGATATTGAAAAGTGCTGCCGCACCACAGGACCCGCTCTGGATCTGTAATTCCTGCGGTCGCCAGGAAGAGATTTGGGAGTCCCATTGTACCGCTTGCGGACAGTTTGACAGCTTTACTTGGCGCACGGCCGATCGTGGGCCGCAAGTACAAGAGATGATCGAGGCAGAAGTCGTACAAGAAATATCCGAGATCGAGCAGGGATAA
- the hemC gene encoding hydroxymethylbilane synthase, with protein sequence MTIAKKYKIGTRGSPLALAQADETRVRLLEAHSDILTPQDLEIVVIKTTGDQIQDRALSEVGGKGLFVKEIEEALLTGTIDFAVHSMKDMETRLPQGLVIDCILPREDARDVFISADGARLADLPAGAIVGTSSLRRQAQILNRRPDLEVCIFRGSVDTRLRKLQEGEADATLLAYAGLKRLGKENVVTDLLSPEEMLPAVAQGAIGIERRTSDKDVKALLAPINDAVSFSRVQCERAMLAVLDGSCRTPIAGYAEIVDAENLYFRASLLSPDGTLRLDAKGTGPITQAHELGERIGHELKNSAGEDMLSFPV encoded by the coding sequence ATGACGATTGCTAAAAAATACAAGATTGGAACGAGAGGAAGCCCATTGGCCCTTGCTCAGGCCGACGAAACACGTGTTCGTTTATTGGAAGCTCATAGCGATATCCTCACTCCGCAGGATTTGGAGATCGTCGTCATTAAAACGACAGGTGATCAGATACAGGATCGGGCTTTGAGCGAAGTTGGCGGCAAAGGCCTCTTTGTAAAGGAAATAGAAGAAGCCTTGCTCACCGGTACCATCGACTTTGCGGTTCATTCCATGAAGGATATGGAAACCCGGCTTCCGCAAGGCCTTGTCATTGACTGCATTCTTCCTCGGGAGGATGCACGGGATGTCTTCATTTCGGCCGACGGCGCGCGCCTGGCAGACCTGCCTGCAGGTGCTATTGTTGGTACATCAAGCCTTCGACGCCAAGCGCAAATACTCAACCGGCGGCCTGATTTAGAGGTTTGTATTTTTCGCGGGTCGGTCGACACGCGATTGAGGAAATTGCAGGAGGGCGAAGCCGATGCGACACTTCTTGCCTATGCTGGCCTCAAGCGACTGGGCAAAGAAAATGTTGTAACCGATTTGCTAAGTCCTGAAGAAATGCTGCCGGCAGTTGCCCAAGGCGCGATTGGCATCGAACGCCGAACAAGCGATAAGGATGTTAAGGCGTTGCTAGCACCGATTAATGATGCGGTCAGTTTTTCACGTGTTCAATGTGAGAGGGCGATGCTGGCCGTGCTTGATGGCTCCTGCCGAACGCCAATTGCTGGTTATGCCGAAATAGTCGATGCTGAAAATTTGTATTTCAGGGCAAGCTTACTCTCTCCCGATGGTACCCTCCGTTTGGATGCCAAGGGTACTGGACCGATAACGCAAGCCCATGAGCTGGGAGAACGCATTGGCCATGAGTTGAAGAACAGCGCAGGAGAGGACATGCTCTCCTTTCCGGTGTAG
- a CDS encoding sugar ABC transporter substrate-binding protein, giving the protein MITFNKRNLLLGALAFAVTPFLSGTWALPAAADDSSVHTVLNGLIGKYSDAARTGMSNDDVSDLFGRDGFRDYLDAYPVGDLAGGFIWEPGMGATFTGPYSKLEIKAPFTDYLPMPEGPVLDPSKTYRIGFVFHGFNHPWLISLADTAAWEAARHPNIEFEVIDAEFDDNKMGQVIDTWIAQQYDGIVLWPAREAPMGPPVDRAIAAGIPVVSLDRRTSSEKISSEVLGNFYANGLQQGLFLKQISDGGKIILNRKDLGSTADSIRTGGFLEAIGNEGGYEVAGNYHTKSQRTLAFKATADALQGIDDVSVSFNTGGEEAIGALDAIREAGRLNSAPGGGKIVILANDDSKEVLKEIADGNIDMVAPYTPLIGDIGIRAVIQHIGAKEGLNEAPPKLIMTPNLPMITKEAMDIEGVKTVTPDQWLYAYGPKAE; this is encoded by the coding sequence ATGATAACCTTTAACAAACGAAATCTTCTGCTGGGCGCATTGGCGTTTGCAGTCACACCGTTTTTATCAGGCACCTGGGCGTTGCCTGCGGCTGCTGATGACTCTTCGGTGCATACAGTTCTCAATGGTTTGATCGGTAAATATTCTGATGCGGCGCGCACAGGCATGTCCAATGACGATGTTTCAGATTTGTTTGGGCGTGACGGTTTTCGTGATTATTTGGATGCCTATCCTGTCGGCGATCTGGCCGGCGGATTTATTTGGGAGCCCGGAATGGGTGCGACCTTTACCGGTCCCTATAGTAAACTAGAGATCAAGGCACCATTCACCGATTATTTACCGATGCCTGAAGGCCCCGTGCTTGATCCTTCCAAGACATATCGGATCGGTTTTGTCTTCCACGGGTTCAATCATCCTTGGCTGATAAGTCTTGCTGACACAGCTGCATGGGAAGCCGCACGCCATCCGAACATTGAATTCGAGGTGATTGATGCCGAATTTGATGACAACAAGATGGGGCAGGTCATCGATACCTGGATTGCGCAACAATATGACGGCATTGTTTTGTGGCCCGCACGCGAAGCACCGATGGGACCACCAGTCGACCGCGCAATTGCGGCCGGCATCCCGGTTGTCAGCCTTGACCGTCGGACATCTTCTGAGAAGATCAGCTCTGAGGTGCTTGGTAATTTCTACGCAAATGGCTTGCAGCAAGGGTTGTTCTTAAAACAGATCAGTGATGGCGGTAAAATTATCTTGAACCGCAAAGACCTTGGCTCAACGGCTGACTCAATTCGGACGGGTGGATTTCTGGAGGCGATTGGTAACGAAGGTGGTTATGAGGTTGCCGGAAACTATCACACGAAAAGCCAGCGGACACTTGCGTTCAAAGCGACGGCAGATGCACTACAAGGTATTGACGACGTCAGCGTTTCTTTTAACACTGGTGGTGAAGAAGCCATCGGAGCCCTTGACGCGATCCGCGAAGCCGGTCGGCTGAACAGTGCGCCCGGTGGCGGTAAAATTGTCATTCTTGCAAATGATGATTCCAAAGAGGTGCTCAAGGAAATTGCAGATGGCAATATCGATATGGTTGCACCATACACGCCACTAATCGGTGATATCGGTATCCGAGCGGTCATCCAGCACATTGGCGCCAAAGAGGGCTTGAACGAAGCACCTCCGAAACTGATCATGACGCCAAACCTGCCAATGATCACCAAAGAAGCAATGGACATAGAGGGTGTTAAAACCGTCACACCTGACCAATGGCTATATGCATATGGGCCTAAGGCAGAGTAA
- a CDS encoding non-heme iron oxygenase ferredoxin subunit: protein MAKDQDLSRGIWVKAMAASELEPDDADRFDYEGQCIAVYNVDNEYLATGGICSHEHAFLSEGYVADGTVECPLHQGIFNIRTGRPLSPPVTIALKTFKTKVEEGHIYVFVEN, encoded by the coding sequence ATGGCAAAAGATCAAGACCTTAGTAGAGGGATTTGGGTTAAGGCGATGGCTGCGAGTGAACTTGAGCCCGACGATGCGGACAGGTTCGACTATGAAGGTCAATGCATCGCTGTCTATAACGTAGACAATGAGTATCTCGCGACCGGCGGTATTTGCTCTCACGAACATGCTTTCCTGTCCGAAGGATACGTGGCCGATGGCACTGTGGAATGCCCGCTTCATCAGGGCATCTTCAACATACGCACAGGGCGACCTTTGTCCCCGCCGGTGACAATCGCTTTGAAGACGTTCAAGACAAAGGTTGAGGAAGGACACATCTACGTTTTTGTCGAAAATTGA
- the rpiA gene encoding ribose-5-phosphate isomerase RpiA, which yields MTEDDQKQAAAKAAVAYIEDGMVLGLGTGSCAAKMVDLLGERVQAGLNVIGIPTSEATAKQATNLGIKIAGFDQVKIIDLTIDGTDEVDPQRRLIKGGGGAHLREKIVASLSDRMIVIAEAKKRVQQLGAFKLPVEVVRFSAPALMPKISALGCTPSLRQDSKDDLFHTDEGNYIIDCDFGAISEPESLALTLSTMPGVVEHGLFIDYADTIIIGTNDGVEIIGAT from the coding sequence ATGACAGAAGACGATCAAAAACAAGCAGCGGCGAAAGCTGCGGTGGCATATATCGAAGACGGCATGGTTCTCGGCCTTGGCACAGGCTCCTGTGCAGCAAAAATGGTTGATTTGCTGGGAGAGCGGGTTCAAGCCGGCTTGAATGTAATTGGCATCCCTACGTCGGAAGCCACCGCAAAACAAGCCACCAATCTAGGCATAAAGATAGCTGGTTTCGACCAAGTTAAGATTATTGATCTGACAATCGACGGGACAGATGAGGTCGACCCGCAGCGACGCCTTATTAAGGGAGGAGGAGGTGCTCATCTACGCGAAAAAATAGTGGCCTCCCTTTCCGATCGAATGATCGTCATCGCCGAGGCAAAGAAACGCGTACAACAACTTGGTGCCTTTAAATTGCCGGTAGAGGTTGTGCGGTTTTCGGCACCGGCCCTTATGCCAAAAATAAGCGCCCTGGGTTGCACCCCGTCTCTCAGGCAGGATAGCAAAGATGATCTTTTTCATACTGATGAAGGAAATTACATCATCGATTGTGATTTTGGAGCCATTTCAGAACCGGAGAGCCTCGCGCTTACCCTCAGCACAATGCCGGGCGTAGTTGAGCATGGACTGTTTATTGATTACGCTGACACAATCATTATCGGAACAAATGACGGTGTCGAAATAATAGGTGCAACATAA